AGTAGCCCCAGGTATGACAACCACCGACGAGATCGCGGGGTTCGTGGGGTCGGTCGACGACGACGGCTTCCCCGAGGACGTCCGCGAGGAGCTGAAAAAGCGCGTGCTCGATTCGGTCGGCATCGCGGTCGGCGCGATGGACGCCGACGCGACGCGAATCGTTCGCGACACCGTCGAGACCACCGCGTCGGGCGAGGCGGCGCGGCTCTGGGGTTCCGATACCCGCGCCAGCCCGACCGGCGCGGCGATGTACAACACCGCGCTCACGCGTTATCTCGACTTCATGGACTCGTTCCTCGCGCCGGGCGAGACCCCGCATCCGAGCGACAACATCGCGAGCCTCGTGGCCTGTGGCGAGTACACCGATGCCACCGGTCGGGAGCTCATCGAGGCCGTCGGGGTGGCCTACGAACTCCAGGCCGAACTCGCCTGGAACGCGCCGGTTCGGGACAAGGGCTGGGACCACGTCACCCACACCGTTATCTCGGCGGCCGCCGGCTCGGGCAAAATTCTGGGGCTCGACCACGAGCAACTCAGAAATGCCGTCGGGATCGCTGGAACCGCCCACAACGCGCTCCGGGTGACGAGGACTGGCGGGATCAACGAGTGGAAGGGCATCGCGAGCGCGAACGCCGCCCGGAACGCGGTCTACTCGGCGCTGCTCGCCGGGAACGGCATGGAAGGTCCCATCGACCTCTTCGAGGGCCAGAAGGGCTGGAAGCAGACCATCTCGGGCGGGTTCGAGGTGGACCTCGACCCGTCCTGCGAGCGCGTCTTCGACACCATGACGAAACGCTACGTCGCCGAGACCTACGCTCAGTCCGCCGTCGAGGGTGTCATCGAACTCGCCGAAACCGCGGACATCGACCCCAACCAGGTGAACTCGATCCACCTCGATACGTTCCACGGCGCGAAGCTCATCATCGGCGGCGGCGAGGGGAGCCGCTACGAGGTCGAGACCAAGGCCCAGGCCGACCACTCCCTGCCCTACATGCTCGCGGCGGCGCTCATCGACCGCGAACTCACCAACGACGCCTACGACGAGGAGCGCATCCAGCGCGACGACGTACAACAGCTCCTTCGGAAGGTCGAGGTCGAGGAGGACGACGACCTCACCGAGCGCTTCGAGAACGGCGAGATGCCCGCCGTGGTCGACATCGAACTCGGGGACG
The Halococcus hamelinensis 100A6 genome window above contains:
- a CDS encoding MmgE/PrpD family protein; amino-acid sequence: MTTTDEIAGFVGSVDDDGFPEDVREELKKRVLDSVGIAVGAMDADATRIVRDTVETTASGEAARLWGSDTRASPTGAAMYNTALTRYLDFMDSFLAPGETPHPSDNIASLVACGEYTDATGRELIEAVGVAYELQAELAWNAPVRDKGWDHVTHTVISAAAGSGKILGLDHEQLRNAVGIAGTAHNALRVTRTGGINEWKGIASANAARNAVYSALLAGNGMEGPIDLFEGQKGWKQTISGGFEVDLDPSCERVFDTMTKRYVAETYAQSAVEGVIELAETADIDPNQVNSIHLDTFHGAKLIIGGGEGSRYEVETKAQADHSLPYMLAAALIDRELTNDAYDEERIQRDDVQQLLRKVEVEEDDDLTERFENGEMPAVVDIELGDDSTRHVEKDAFSGHPTQPMTWEQVEEKFETMTRERYDENQRAEIVDVVRNLETHDVADLVDLLD